One bacterium DNA segment encodes these proteins:
- a CDS encoding porin family protein has protein sequence MKPKMLVGLCSLCLILGTLEAYGAEKPTGLAVGPRVGYYDSKDADEGEFKYGAQARMTLTETLSVEGSIEYRKESYENEKVEVISYPIMASLVLFPFPMAPISPYLIGGAIWDKYKWECEDRAEKSSEFGYLAGFGAEMPLGAKMSLNGDIRYVLLDRDLKITDIDPDNLEADFWTITGAINFFFF, from the coding sequence TTGAAACCCAAAATGTTGGTTGGTCTATGTAGTCTGTGTCTTATCTTAGGCACATTAGAGGCCTACGGGGCTGAGAAGCCCACCGGTCTGGCCGTTGGCCCACGGGTGGGGTATTATGACTCAAAGGATGCTGATGAGGGGGAATTTAAGTACGGGGCCCAGGCAAGGATGACTCTTACAGAAACCCTTTCAGTCGAAGGCTCCATTGAGTATCGAAAAGAAAGCTACGAGAATGAAAAGGTGGAGGTTATCTCTTATCCGATTATGGCCTCCCTTGTTTTGTTCCCCTTTCCGATGGCCCCCATTTCACCTTATCTTATTGGCGGAGCGATTTGGGATAAATATAAATGGGAGTGTGAAGATAGGGCGGAAAAGTCTTCTGAATTTGGCTATTTGGCCGGATTTGGGGCTGAAATGCCCCTCGGTGCGAAGATGAGCCTTAACGGTGATATCAGATATGTCCTCCTGGATCGTGATCTAAAGATAACAGATATTGACCCCGATAATTTAGAGGCGGATTTCTGGACGATTACCGGCGCCATAAACTTTTTCTTCTTTTAG